From Solanum stenotomum isolate F172 chromosome 2, ASM1918654v1, whole genome shotgun sequence:
agcgaGTACATACCAAGAATGATAttaaaatctaccatgtctaattcaactaaatcaaccatggtgtccttgtgattgacgaaaatgacacaatcacgatatactcgctcagctagaatagactccccaacaagtgtagaaacacaaaagggttcacagagtttctcaggaagaacatcaaacttatttgcaacataaggagtcacaaatcataaacttgctcctgggtctagcaaagcataaacattcagaataaagaatttgatcataccagtgacaacatctggagagttctcttgctcttaACGACTAGTGATCGAATAAAGGAGGTTTGTCCCTCCGCCCATACCGAAAGTAGCTCATCTAGGTGCATCCTTGTCTAGTGGAGCGACTCCTGAAGATTGGGCCCTATTGCCTTGATTCCCATTACCTTGTCGATTCTTaaggcactctttcatgaagtgaccctcttgtccacacttgaaataGCCTGTGGAACTATCGCAACAtttacctgggtgggttctaccacacttagcacatgcagtagcccagttacctccttatgccacactaccctgagattggacaggtctagctctgaaatgctgtgaattctgactattgtactcagctttgtttctgggtgcaggtgtACTAGAGGATGATGTAGCTGGTCCCTTTTACTTTTTTGGGGAAGAAAACTGGTTCACATTATTTCTTTGCTGCCCAGACTCATTCTCGGAcgtcttagccttcttgtttcTGAATTCCTCCCTATCCCTTAGCTTCTCCTCcccaacctgctgcacataaaccattaACATCGATATATCCATGACCCCAATTAGCATTGCTGCCATGCCCTCTTTGATCGATAGACGGGACAACCCAGTAACAAACAGGCTCATCCTACTTCTCATATCCACAACCATTTCCGGAGCATAACAGAATAGTTgagtgaacttcaacccatactcatgaacacttagaaACTCTTCTTAAGGGTAAGAAACTCTCGTACATTCTCGAGGAATGAAATGCCCCAcgaaggcctcctcaaaacatgcccaactcgcaggtggtgatccctcagctctacccttcttccactagtcaaaccaagtcctagcaacatcctttaattgatatgcagctagttctaCTCGCTCAGCATTGGCAATATGCATAACATCAAATACCTTCTTCAGTTCCTCAATAAAGTTCTATGGATTCTCAGTAGTACTCGAATTACTGAAACTTAgtggattcatcctcaagaactcacggttcctcgaagtgtcagcctcttcttgtcAAGCCCCTCTTGTTTATGAACTCacgtccccatatcgatgctcaatactactcctaaaagtATACTTATCTCATACGTTTTTtaaacaaaacttctttctttggtttgagataattacccAAAACTTGGCttaaaagctcttttggaatcgaTGTATCCTTTCTTgctaaaatgtgaaaacatttctaacttttgggaatacttagttcctgtataatctttgaagaaatgaactttacttaTACCTCTTTAgtcaactcaaaacttaagtcttaaaacaaagttaaaacatttctgaaagacttttgaaaactttatgaacttctcttaacttgagtcttaactttccttgacttgactcttaactttcctttaattgaattatggattcaaggattgtgatttgtgataggaacaatcttatgatgtttaggagtggttttagatagttaaacttGAGAAAAGATCATGAAATCACTAATTGGAAACTAGTCCGTGACACAGagttgtatttaaatttttggtcgtgaaaatactttttgaggcaaaacggtccgtgaccgctctGTGAAGAAACCTTTCCCATATTTGAGGAGCATGTCCGTGACGCGGATCCAGTGCCCAGATTCACCTGtctattttctttcttcattttgcatccccaattcgcctaaactcggttctttttcccaaattcttttTAGATTCGGATATCCAACAAATGTACCTAAGACCTAACTCCAAACAACTTTATAATTCGATGTAATGAtctcagaaacttctcaatctcagcccaatttaagaatgacatcaaattcaagaatacatatcaagaacatcaaactttcaaactcttttaggatgaattcaCGCTGATACAAACATGTTTGGGACATGGGTGAACAACCCAACGTTATGAAAGCCATCACAATCCTAGCTTCGAGAATTGACgattcttgcttcttctccttctttctcctcttcttttctcttctctaaaaccctaactcaatttttcaaaagcgtaaactgaccaagttcagtttagaccctaagtaattaccaaaaaggAATTAATTTAATTGGGCATgttaaagaccaaaatacccttccaaaatccggtttagactttccttatttgaacctAACTTCCaataggcatatctcactcataagaactcggaatcgcgtaaacttggcggtgttggaaagattattccaagatattttctaccatatctggaaacacacataactcatcttgagctaggagttatggttgtttgaagttgaccaaaaacccaaacttaacataacttaacaaatttcaatatttttcattcttccctaaaatgactattcccaattctaactctttctagttctttcaattagcgagatgCTACAGCTAGTTCAAGATCGTGGAtgggatagttcttctcatgaatcttaagttgccttcaagcataggcaatcaccttactattttgcataagcacacatcccaacccaactctagaggcgtcacaatataccaccAAACCATCAGTCCCTTTCGGTAACGTCAACAccagagcggaagtaagtctatcttttaaCTCTTGaaatcttttctcacaagcaTCCGACAATAAAAATTTAGCCTTGTTTTGAGTCAAGGCCgtcaaaggagaagcaatgaaggagaacccctcaacaaaccttctataataaccggccaaacccagaAGCTTCTAATGTTTGTCggtgatagaggtctaggccaactcttgacggCATCCGGCTTCTTTAGATCTACCTAAATACCTTTTCTTgaaacaatatggcctaagaaagccacagaccttaaccaaaactcgcCTTTACTAAACATTGCATAAAGTTGTTAGTTCTCTAAGAatttgcaatacaatcctcaaatgatccatATGTTCATCCTCGCTCcttgaataaatcaaaatatcatctacGAACACAATAacgaacatatcaaggtattgtctaaataCCCTATTCATAAAATCTATAAACTccgccggagcattagtcaacccaaacgataTTACCAAAacacataatgaccatatcgggtCTTAAAAGACATTTTCGGAATATCTTCCTCTTTCACCCTCAACAAGTGATAACGCCATCGGagatcaatttttgagaaataaatttccccttgaagttgatcaaataagtcatctaGTCTCaaaagaggatacttgttcttgatggttactttgttcaattgccgataatcaatacacatacgtagtgaaccatctttctttctaacaaacaacaccggatccccctatggagagatactcggtcggatgaaacctttatctaaTAGATCCTttaattgttctttcaactccttaagttccatcggagccattctataaagaggaatagagataggtttgGTATTAGGGAGAAGGTCAATCCTAAAATCTATTTCTTTTTCGGGAGGAATATCGGGTAAATCTTCGGGGaaaacttttggaaactcttttacaactgggaccgactcaagaatagtagttttggactccacatccCTCACCCTCACTATATGGTAAACACAACCCTTcgagatcattttcctagctttttggtagaaacaaattgacctttAGGCGTAGAATGCCCCCCCTCTCTTCCACTTTAGGATAGTCTCATTTGGGAATTGAAATCTGACtacccgagttctacaatctatagaagcataacatgaatgcaacCAATCTATCCCAAGTATGACATTGAAATATATCATGTCAAGCTCTACAAAATCTACCAAAGTAACTCTATCGGATAAGGAAATGGTACATCTCCTATGAAATCTCTTAGCCATCACAGAATCACTAACAGGGGTAGACacagaaaaaggttctaacaacatATCGGGAAAtatatcaaatctcatagcTACATATAGGGTCACAAAGGATAAAGTTTcaccgggatcaagtaaagcatacacatctatatggaaaacttttaacataccaaTCACCACGTCCGGGGaactctcttgatcacctctaGTTTGGAAAGCATAGAATCGGTTTTTGTTAGGAGCACTTGCACCCAAACAAATAGTACCAGATGAAGGGTAGGGTTGGGCCCTACGACGACCATCTCCATCATTCTTAGCAACTGAAGGACAATTCCTTATTTTGTAATTCGTCTTTTCACACCCAAATCAAGCATTAGAACCCGCTAGACACTTCCCTTCATAATTTCTCCCATAtttagcacaagtaggcattGAAGACGTATTACCTTCTCCTTGAGGTTTTGGGTTACACACCCTTTCATAAGTAGGCCTTGGAGGAGCATTTGAAGAACCTGGCCCCGAGAACTTTTGTCGGAACCTTGAATGACCCCGTCCGTTGGACCTAGAATGTAAGTAGTTACCATCATCCACTCTTGCTCTTTTTGGCTCTTTAGATCTTTTCTTgagattttcttcttcaatttgttgggaATGCACCATAAGGCGATAAATTTCCATGTCATGAACAAGTATAGCGGTGTGGCATTCTTTGACAACCATGTCGGACACTCCTGAcaaaaacttactcatcttCACCCTACGATCCGCCATAATAGAATGAGCATATTTGGATAGCTGACtgaacctcaaagcatactcccttacactcatatttccttgcctaaggttgatgaactcaagtaccttggcctctctcatctCTAGAGGGAAGAATCTGTCAAGAAAAGAACTTTTGAACCTTTCCCATTCTATGGGACCTGCTCCCACGATCTTGCCTCTTTCCACTGATTGAACCAAATCTGTGCAACCCCTTTGAGTTGGTAAAAGGCCAATGATGCCTTCTCTATTGGAGTAACAGCCATAATAGCATGTATCTCGAAGACTTCGTCgataaactcttgagggtcttcctcaactttggagcAATAAAATTCAGGGAGGGGGTTCATCCTTgtaaagtccctcactcttgcCACCGCCGTACccatatttgggttcacgggggctaccacctctctattggcttgagccgtcACGACTTGATCCAACACTTAGAATGCTGACCTACACTCCGCATATGTTACATTCTCATTCAATGGGTCAatcggagcttgaggaggagcttggggaggaaccTCTTGATCAACAATACCTCCCTCCATCCTTCTAGCATTATCCCTTCTAGTAGTCATTTCCTGAAAACCATCGGGCATGGATTAGGAGAAGGACTTATAGAGTTAATCTCCatagcacgacttagagaaatgaagaagtgaagttttctAAACATCTAAttgcctctcattcataaatgtggcgcgcttcacacttatgaacaagacactactagacgtggcttgagACAtgctagaaccattctaaaccttgtgctatGATTACCatctttgtcacgacccagggttAACCCCTAGAAGTAACTAGgcatataagaccccgagaggcctcatacaaacaacttagcatatcataacataaagtaatagaaatgagcgggaatttaaaacttttcaatacaatcaaagtcttttataaaataagcggaagtctaataCCATattctcaaaccatctaaaacagcATACATAAACTCATGGGATGTTGCCCATACACTAGTCCAAGACATAAACAAAGACATAAGAGAAAAGGGTGATCACATCCTCGAAcacaatgaggctcaccaaatcttcacttcTTTGATCAACAACGAAGCTAGCCACGAGTGTGAGAATCTATGTCGCCGGACCTACTTTTGATAAGAATgtaagagtatgcgttagtacgaaatgtactaaatatgatggctagaataaacaaaataaacataagcATTAGCATAATCAAGACATAATAAGCATCATAATTAAAGAGGAATACTTCCTTAAGTGACCTCACTTATTCTTATCCAAGACATAGGCCATCCGCCTCTAGTCAAACTTACATCATAGAAGGAATATCTAGTAATACTCCAAGAAAAtcatcttcataacataatcatatcATTCATAATTACTTTCAAAGACACGAGGATTCGCCTCAATGCCTAACTTACAAAGTCTAACGGGTATTTtcctcttgccttacttacttttagATCGCGGGTACTCCGCTCCACAATTCCAGCATATGACACGGATACTCACCTCCACAGCATTTCATAAGGAGCATGGGTACTCACTTTCATGTCCATTCATCAAAGTAGGAACGAGGGGactcacctcttgttcaattctaaggagtatgggaatcacctcatatccttACACATAGAGGTCAAGGGTAATTGCCTCAGAAGGGCCCATTGTTCTTCCTCCTCTACCTCCAAGGAATACATTTCTGGTAACCAGCAGTCTCATGCAAATCTTACAGCACGAGGGTTGTTTTTTGGTCTAGCGTCGAAAGATCCACATGATCACATGGCTAAATTGAGAAGTGTCTTCAAGAGTTCTGTGGGATGACCAGAATTGGACATGGATGTCATAGGTTTGAGAGTCATCCCTATGTCATTGACCTTTGATGCTATGGTGTGGTTTGTTGAGCTTCCATACAATTCAATACATACTTGGGATCAATTGCATCGATTGTTCATGGCGAAGTATTTcccagtgtctaagaagctaaatcataaggACAAGTTGAATAATTTCATAGCACTACTTGGAGACTCAGTGACCATGTCATGGGATAGGTTCACTGCGTTCATCAGAAGTGTTCTGAATCACCGCATAGATGATGAGTCATTGAAGGAGTATTTCTACAAAGGGAAGAATGACAATGGAAAGGTTGTGCTagatactattgctggaggaCATATGTTGAATGCACTTTTGAGGAGATCGCTGAGAAACTGGAGAAGATTTCCTGAAACAATAAggcatggagcactagaaaaTCTAATATTGGAAGAAGCATGTTTGTTGTTCAAGTTGCACTAGATCAATCTACTAATTACATTCATGAGGATATGGCTCTGATAAGGACAGAACTGGGtctggtattgaagcatgtgagtggaaatgcagaaaaggtgAATGCAGTAAACTACCTAACAAGAACCCCACAACCACCACTTGAGGAATGCTACTAGGAGGAGGATGTGTATGTTTtaaatgatcagacggggggtttttGAGCCAATGCCCAAGGTTCCAACTCGGATAATTggtgccaaggtcaaggaaaccaaggatGGAACTATGGAAACTATAATAGAGAGGCAAATTATGTCTGGGATGGGAACTAGGATTGTGATAACAACTACAACTGGAACAACTATAACAACACAAATGAGAGTGTTGGGCCATATGTTCCACTTAGGAATAGGGAATCTGTCAATTGAGAGATTAGGGGTAGTATGTCACgaattgaagatatgatgcaaaagatgatgaagaggtttgatgcaactgatgagaatgtgaaagagatgcgaaatgacttgtctagaattggtcaaaaagttaaTGCCCAAGCAGTGTCGATCAAGCAACTTGAGCAGCAGTTTAGTCTGTTGTCCACTATTGTGAACCCACGTTAGCCTGgcacacttcctagcaacaaAATCttgaatccaaagaatgatgggcattgtatggtagTCACTACTCGAGGAGGTAAATAGACCATTGATCCCCTATGCCATCTAAGGTTGAAATTGTGGGAGAAAAAGAAGCAgatgagattgaggttactgGAGAGTCGAATAATACTACAGAGAAGGAATCAGAGGTGACCCAAAAAGTAGTTCCCATGCatagacctccacctccattcccaCAGAGATTGGTGAAGAAGACCGAAGAAGGAAAATACCGCAAGTTCATaactatgttgaaacaactttccatcaatgttcttttgatagaagctttggagcaaatgcctagGTAGGCAAAATTTATGAAAGACTTGGTGACCAAAAAGAGGGCCGACAGTTTTGAGAATGATGAGAGGTTGCAACACTGCAGTGCTAATGCTACTTGGTCACTTGTCCAAAAAGAAACGGATCCTGGAGCTTTCTCTATTCCTTGTACCACCAGGATTTTGCACTTTTCAAAAGTTTTGTGTGATTTCCGTGCTAGCATCAACTTGATGTCGTTGTCCATATATAAAAAGTTGGGTTTAGGGGCTCCAAAGCAGACTGCGATGCGTCTAGTCAGGGGCAATAGAAGTGTGAAGAATCCCATTGGTGTTCTCCAAGATGTCCTTGTGAAAATTGGAGTTGTTCATTTTTTTGGTGGATTTGGTGATACTTGAtggtgaggttgattttgaggttcccaccatcttagggagaccattccttgctactGGCGTGCCTTAGTCGATATGGAGAGAGGGCAGATGAAGTTTCAACTGAATATTGAGGAGgtaa
This genomic window contains:
- the LOC125855905 gene encoding uncharacterized protein LOC125855905; the encoded protein is MPSKVEIVGEKEADEIEVTGESNNTTEKESEVTQKVVPMHRPPPPFPQRLAKFMKDLVTKKRADSFENDERLQHCSANATWSLVQKETDPGAFSIPCTTRILHFSKVLCDFRASINLMSLSIYKKLGLGAPKQTAMRLVRGNRSVKNPIGVLQDVLVKIGVVHFFGGFGDT